One Acidobacteriota bacterium genomic window, AACTACGAGATCGGCTGCCCCCCACTTTTCTGCCAACTCAGAGGCCACCTTGCTCCCGAAGAATACCTCGATCGTCGGGACGCCTTGAGCTCTGGCCGCTTCCGCGACGTTCGCGGCCGGCTCGATGCCGACCACCGGAATGCCTTTTGCGACGAAATTTCTCAGCAGGTAGCCGTCATTGCTGGCGATTTCGATGACCTGACTCTGGGGTCCAAGACCGAATTTCTCGATCGATTCCTCCGCAAAAACCTTCGCATGATCAAGCCAGGTGTCGGAATAGGAGGAGTAGTAGGCGTAGTCGCTGAAGATCTCAACCGGTGACACCGCCTCCGGCAACTGAACCAGTAGACAGTGATCGCAGACGTATGCCACGAGTGGAAAGTGCGACTCGGCTTGCCCCAGCATCGACTCTTCGAGGAATGCGTTCGAGAGAGGCGAAGAGCCGAGGTCCACAAAGACGGTAGTCAGCCTCGCCGCACAGAATCTGCAGTTCAGCATGAACACTCTTCCTCGAATCGCTGAATGTCGCTCGACACCAGATCGTAGGCGGGCATTCCCGAGTGGAAGCTCCGGTACCACTCTGCGACGCATTCGATCGTCCGCTCCAAATTCAGGTGCGGACGCCACCCGAGGTAATTCCGTGCCCTGGAGCTGTCGAGCCGTAATGTGGAAGCTTCTGCAGGATGCTCTCCCTCGTCGTGCTCCACTTCGTCGATACCCCAATGTTTCATGAACTGGCGGGCGAGAAGTACAACCGAAGTATGGGACTCCGAATCAGGTCCGAAATTCCACTCGCTCGGAAGATCAGAGTGCCCTTCATACAGCGCCTCAGCAAGGAGGAGGTAACCATGCAGAGGATCGAGAACATGTTGCCACGGTCGGATGGAAAATGGATTTCTCAGGCGGACCAGGTCTCTTTGTTTCAGCGATCTCGCCAGGTCAGGCACTAGACGATCCTCCGCCCAGTCACCTCCTCCGATCACATTGCCGGCACGCGCTGTTGCCACTCTCGCGGCTCCCTGCTGGTGGTAAAACGATCGCCTGTAGGCGGAGACAACCAACTCCGCACATGCCTTACTGGAGGAATAGGGATCGTGCCCACCCAGGACATCGTCCTCGCGGTATCCCCACAGCCAGTTCCGATTCTCGTAGACCTTGTCGCTCGTGACCACGAGAATAACCCTCACCCCAGGAGTTTCCCGAGCTGCTTCCAACACGTGAGCGGTACCCATCACGTTCGTCGTGAACGTCAGAACAGGTGCGTCATAAGACCTACGAACGATCGACTGCGCAGCGAGATGAAAGACAATCTCGGGTCGCGAAGAGTTGAGCTGCTTCCTCAGCTCCTCGAGATTTCGAACATCTCCGATTACCGAATTCATGATGTTCGACACCCGGGCTTCCTCGAACAGGCTCGGCTGTGAGGGAGGTTCGAGCGCATAACCGGTGACATCGGCTCCCAGACGGGACAGCCAGATCGAGAGCCAGCTACCTTTGAAACCGCTGTGTCCCGTGATCAGGACCCTCTTTCCTGACCAGAAGCCCTCCCTCACGTCCACACCTTCCAGGGCGCTCTATCTTCTTTCCACATCTGCTCGAGCAGACGCTTTTCGCGCAATGTGTCCATCGGCTGCCAAAATCCCTGATGCCGATAGACACTGAGCTCGCCCTCTCTGGCCAAGCTCTCCAGCGGCTCCCGTTCCCACATGACTGCATCTCCGCTGATCAACTCGAACACGGATGGTTCGAGAACAAAGAATCCGCCGC contains:
- the rfbG gene encoding CDP-glucose 4,6-dehydratase, whose amino-acid sequence is MREGFWSGKRVLITGHSGFKGSWLSIWLSRLGADVTGYALEPPSQPSLFEEARVSNIMNSVIGDVRNLEELRKQLNSSRPEIVFHLAAQSIVRRSYDAPVLTFTTNVMGTAHVLEAARETPGVRVILVVTSDKVYENRNWLWGYREDDVLGGHDPYSSSKACAELVVSAYRRSFYHQQGAARVATARAGNVIGGGDWAEDRLVPDLARSLKQRDLVRLRNPFSIRPWQHVLDPLHGYLLLAEALYEGHSDLPSEWNFGPDSESHTSVVLLARQFMKHWGIDEVEHDEGEHPAEASTLRLDSSRARNYLGWRPHLNLERTIECVAEWYRSFHSGMPAYDLVSSDIQRFEEECSC